One stretch of Periplaneta americana isolate PAMFEO1 chromosome 1, P.americana_PAMFEO1_priV1, whole genome shotgun sequence DNA includes these proteins:
- the Nadk2 gene encoding NAD kinase 2, mitochondrial isoform X3: MSASFMCGQRHCSPAPKFCLKRALLVSKMTRYELECLRYPDLSTSKREAALRKQCFDYDVLLQHHNLHKEFEHKVMKTLNDCGIETRTVNRSQYTQSNIDWADIIIPTGGDGTFLMAASRVHGNEKPVVGLNSDPSRSEGYLCLPVKYSANIKEAVDKLLKGEFEWLFRSRIRITLHGENLCSTPIELHEHVISPSYSDIERKEDSMPTATENVTSEIVPVLALNEVYMGESLSSRVSYFGLSLDNGVWTKVKSSGLCVSTGTGSTSWHLSINRITEQSVAEVMKLLGASQSDSVLVKKVTDEFNKSLIFSCEDKRMSYTIRDLISAGVWPDPKGLEPRGYANRIEVKSRCFDGGLVVDGGVFFKFNEGTTATLEVHDCDALRTVKLTE; the protein is encoded by the exons ATGTCAGCATCCTTCATGTGTGGCCAACGCCACTGTTCTCCAGCACCAAAGTTCTGCCTGAAGCGTGCTCTCCTAGTGTCAAAAATGACACGTTATGAACTAGAATGCCTGCGATATCCTGACCTCAGTACTTCAAAACGGGAAGCTGCTCTTAGAAAACAGTGTTTTGACTATGACGTATTGCTCCAGCATCACAATTTACATAAGGAATTTGAACACAAAGTTATGAAAACTTTGAATGACTGTGGAATAGAAACAAGAACTGTGAATAG gtCTCAGTACACACAGAGCAACATTGATTGGGCAGACATAATAATCCCAACAGGGGGTGATGGCACATTTCTAATGGCAGCTAGTAGAGTACATGGGAATGAGAAACCTGTGGTTGGCCTTAACTCGGACCCAAGCCGCTCAGAAGGCTATCTCTGCCTGCCTGTCAAGTATTCTGCAAACATTAAAGAAGCAGTTGATAAACTCTTGAAG GGTGAATTTGAGTGGCTGTTTCGCAGTAGAATCAGAATCACACTGCACGGAGAAAACTTATGTTCCACACCAATTGAACTGCATGAACATGTCATCAGCCCATCATACAG TGATATCGAGAGGAAGGAGGACTCTATGCCTACAGCAACAGAGAATGTGACATCTGAAATAGTTCCAGTTCTTGCTCTCAATGAG GTGTACATGGGGGAGAGTCTGTCATCGCGTGTGTCATACTTCGGTCTGAGTCTGGACAATGGGGTGTGGACCAAAGTGAAAAGTTCAGGCCTGTGTGTCAGCACAGGCACTGGCTCAACGTCGTGGCACCTCAGCATCAACCGCATCACAGAGCAGTCCGTGGCAGAGGTTATGAAGCTACTGGGAGCCTCACAGAGTGATTCAGTGCTTGTTAAGAAAGTCACTGACGAGTTCAACAAAAGCCTCATCTTCAGCTGTG aAGACAAACGGATGAGCTACACTATTCGAGATCTCATCTCAGCTGGAGTGTGGCCTGACCCAAAAGGCCTCGAACCTCGAGGTTATGCCAATAGAATTGAAGTTAAATCGCGCTGCTTTGATGGAGGATTGGTTGTGGATGGGGGCGTTTTCTTCAAGTTTAATGAAGGAACAACGGCAACACTGGAAGTCCATGACTGTGATGCATTACGGACAGTGAAATTGACTGAATAG
- the Nadk2 gene encoding NAD kinase 2, mitochondrial isoform X1 codes for MRLSIQYAYNTLFYTEMTGNSMIRNILTFQIFSRNIFVASFMCGQRHCSPAPKFCLKRALLVSKMTRYELECLRYPDLSTSKREAALRKQCFDYDVLLQHHNLHKEFEHKVMKTLNDCGIETRTVNRSQYTQSNIDWADIIIPTGGDGTFLMAASRVHGNEKPVVGLNSDPSRSEGYLCLPVKYSANIKEAVDKLLKGEFEWLFRSRIRITLHGENLCSTPIELHEHVISPSYSDIERKEDSMPTATENVTSEIVPVLALNEVYMGESLSSRVSYFGLSLDNGVWTKVKSSGLCVSTGTGSTSWHLSINRITEQSVAEVMKLLGASQSDSVLVKKVTDEFNKSLIFSCEDKRMSYTIRDLISAGVWPDPKGLEPRGYANRIEVKSRCFDGGLVVDGGVFFKFNEGTTATLEVHDCDALRTVKLTE; via the exons ATGAGACTTTCGATACAATATGCttataatactttattttatacaGAGATGACAGGCAATAGCATGATACGAAACATTTTAACATTCCAAATATTCTCAAGGAACATTTTTGTTG CATCCTTCATGTGTGGCCAACGCCACTGTTCTCCAGCACCAAAGTTCTGCCTGAAGCGTGCTCTCCTAGTGTCAAAAATGACACGTTATGAACTAGAATGCCTGCGATATCCTGACCTCAGTACTTCAAAACGGGAAGCTGCTCTTAGAAAACAGTGTTTTGACTATGACGTATTGCTCCAGCATCACAATTTACATAAGGAATTTGAACACAAAGTTATGAAAACTTTGAATGACTGTGGAATAGAAACAAGAACTGTGAATAG gtCTCAGTACACACAGAGCAACATTGATTGGGCAGACATAATAATCCCAACAGGGGGTGATGGCACATTTCTAATGGCAGCTAGTAGAGTACATGGGAATGAGAAACCTGTGGTTGGCCTTAACTCGGACCCAAGCCGCTCAGAAGGCTATCTCTGCCTGCCTGTCAAGTATTCTGCAAACATTAAAGAAGCAGTTGATAAACTCTTGAAG GGTGAATTTGAGTGGCTGTTTCGCAGTAGAATCAGAATCACACTGCACGGAGAAAACTTATGTTCCACACCAATTGAACTGCATGAACATGTCATCAGCCCATCATACAG TGATATCGAGAGGAAGGAGGACTCTATGCCTACAGCAACAGAGAATGTGACATCTGAAATAGTTCCAGTTCTTGCTCTCAATGAG GTGTACATGGGGGAGAGTCTGTCATCGCGTGTGTCATACTTCGGTCTGAGTCTGGACAATGGGGTGTGGACCAAAGTGAAAAGTTCAGGCCTGTGTGTCAGCACAGGCACTGGCTCAACGTCGTGGCACCTCAGCATCAACCGCATCACAGAGCAGTCCGTGGCAGAGGTTATGAAGCTACTGGGAGCCTCACAGAGTGATTCAGTGCTTGTTAAGAAAGTCACTGACGAGTTCAACAAAAGCCTCATCTTCAGCTGTG aAGACAAACGGATGAGCTACACTATTCGAGATCTCATCTCAGCTGGAGTGTGGCCTGACCCAAAAGGCCTCGAACCTCGAGGTTATGCCAATAGAATTGAAGTTAAATCGCGCTGCTTTGATGGAGGATTGGTTGTGGATGGGGGCGTTTTCTTCAAGTTTAATGAAGGAACAACGGCAACACTGGAAGTCCATGACTGTGATGCATTACGGACAGTGAAATTGACTGAATAG
- the Nadk2 gene encoding NAD kinase 2, mitochondrial isoform X2, with protein MRLSIQYAYNTLFYTEMTGNSMIRNILTFQIFSRNIFVASFMCGQRHCSPAPKFCLKRALLVSKMTRYELECLRYPDLSTSKREAALRKQCFDYDVLLQHHNLHKEFEHKVMKTLNDCGIETRTVNRSQYTQSNIDWADIIIPTGGDGTFLMAASRVHGNEKPVVGLNSDPSRSEGYLCLPVKYSANIKEAVDKLLKGEFEWLFRSRIRITLHGENLCSTPIELHEHVISPSYSDIERKEDSMPTATENVTSEIVPVLALNEVYMGESLSSRVSYFGLSLDNGVWTKVKSSGLCVSTGTGSTSWHLSINRITEQSVAEVMKLLGASQSDSVLVKKVTDEFNKSLIFSCDKRMSYTIRDLISAGVWPDPKGLEPRGYANRIEVKSRCFDGGLVVDGGVFFKFNEGTTATLEVHDCDALRTVKLTE; from the exons ATGAGACTTTCGATACAATATGCttataatactttattttatacaGAGATGACAGGCAATAGCATGATACGAAACATTTTAACATTCCAAATATTCTCAAGGAACATTTTTGTTG CATCCTTCATGTGTGGCCAACGCCACTGTTCTCCAGCACCAAAGTTCTGCCTGAAGCGTGCTCTCCTAGTGTCAAAAATGACACGTTATGAACTAGAATGCCTGCGATATCCTGACCTCAGTACTTCAAAACGGGAAGCTGCTCTTAGAAAACAGTGTTTTGACTATGACGTATTGCTCCAGCATCACAATTTACATAAGGAATTTGAACACAAAGTTATGAAAACTTTGAATGACTGTGGAATAGAAACAAGAACTGTGAATAG gtCTCAGTACACACAGAGCAACATTGATTGGGCAGACATAATAATCCCAACAGGGGGTGATGGCACATTTCTAATGGCAGCTAGTAGAGTACATGGGAATGAGAAACCTGTGGTTGGCCTTAACTCGGACCCAAGCCGCTCAGAAGGCTATCTCTGCCTGCCTGTCAAGTATTCTGCAAACATTAAAGAAGCAGTTGATAAACTCTTGAAG GGTGAATTTGAGTGGCTGTTTCGCAGTAGAATCAGAATCACACTGCACGGAGAAAACTTATGTTCCACACCAATTGAACTGCATGAACATGTCATCAGCCCATCATACAG TGATATCGAGAGGAAGGAGGACTCTATGCCTACAGCAACAGAGAATGTGACATCTGAAATAGTTCCAGTTCTTGCTCTCAATGAG GTGTACATGGGGGAGAGTCTGTCATCGCGTGTGTCATACTTCGGTCTGAGTCTGGACAATGGGGTGTGGACCAAAGTGAAAAGTTCAGGCCTGTGTGTCAGCACAGGCACTGGCTCAACGTCGTGGCACCTCAGCATCAACCGCATCACAGAGCAGTCCGTGGCAGAGGTTATGAAGCTACTGGGAGCCTCACAGAGTGATTCAGTGCTTGTTAAGAAAGTCACTGACGAGTTCAACAAAAGCCTCATCTTCAGCTGTG ACAAACGGATGAGCTACACTATTCGAGATCTCATCTCAGCTGGAGTGTGGCCTGACCCAAAAGGCCTCGAACCTCGAGGTTATGCCAATAGAATTGAAGTTAAATCGCGCTGCTTTGATGGAGGATTGGTTGTGGATGGGGGCGTTTTCTTCAAGTTTAATGAAGGAACAACGGCAACACTGGAAGTCCATGACTGTGATGCATTACGGACAGTGAAATTGACTGAATAG